The Rosa chinensis cultivar Old Blush chromosome 7, RchiOBHm-V2, whole genome shotgun sequence DNA segment CCATTTGTAAGTATCGAGAACTTAATCTTCTGGTGGATTGTAGTATGCTATCTCCTCTGCTGGCTTTGTGGCAACCTGGTGATCTTTAAGACTTTAACTATAAATTCGATACTTTATctatttattgatgatttatgTTAacttttctctctattttttctcCATGCATGTGCAGAGCTTTAGGCTTCCCCATCCTGCCCCAAAGTCTCCGAGTTTATCTCAACCCTTCAACAGTTTGGATAAAAAACCACCAGGTAACTTCTGTTTTAGGCTTTTAGCATGtttatgtttcttcaattgaCATATATAGTCCTTGAACTGTTTATCAGATGATGGTGTTGACTTTGTATATTGGCTACAGCTGTACAACCAATACATTCTACAAGCTCATCTCTGGTTCCAATTCCTGTTCCTGCACAGCCAATTGAAGATGGTGTCAGAGAATCCATTAAAAACCAGAACGATGTCACGCTGGGAATCACAAAGCAATTGCTTCTGGATGTAGGCAGGGACAACAACATGGTGTACTCGCCGCTGTCCATCCACATGGTTCTTGGCCTGATAGCAGCTGGATCAACAAGAGGAACCAACAGGGACCAGATTCTCAATTTCCTGAAGGCAAAGTCCACCGAGGAACTCAATGACTTTGCTTCCAAGCTTGTCCCTCTGGTCTTTGCTGACGGATCCCCAAAGGGAGGGCCTTGCTTATCATTCTCTAATAGTGTTTGGCTCGACAAGTCTCTCAGTTTCAAGGCTTCTTTCAAACATGTAGTGGACAATGCATACAAGGCGGCTTTGAATCAAGTTGACTTTAAGACCAAGGCAGAGGAAATCCGATGTGAAGTGAATTCATGGGCCGAGGAGGAGACTAGAGGCCTCATCAAAGAGGTTCTTCCCCCTATGTCAGTTGACAGCACAACAAGGCTTATCCTTGCTAATGCATTATACTTTAAAGGAGATTGGACTGAGAAGTTCGACGCATCACTTACAAAAACAGATGATTTCCACCTTATCGATGGGAGGTCAGTAAAGGCACCCTTCATGATCAGCTGGAATAAACAATTCATAAGTGCCTTTGACGGTTTCAAAGTCTTAAAGCTTCCTTACGAACAAGGTGGAGATCACATTCGGCGTTTCTCCATGTATGTGTATCTTCCAAATGCAATAGATGGCCTGCCAGCTTTAGTTGAGAGAGTTTGTTCAGAGTCTGGATTTGTGGATCGCTATCTTCCCCGCTTTGCAGTTAAAGTTGGTAGATTTTTGATCCCGAAGTTTAAGCTCTCTGCTGGCTTTGAGGTTAAAGAAGTTCTGCAAACTTTAGGACTAGACTTGCCACTTCATCCTGGAAGTTTGTCACAGATGGTGGACTCATCTTTGGGGCTATGTATGTCTTGCATACGCCATAAATCCTTCATTGAAGTTAACGAAGAAGGCACAGAAACCGCGACTGTTACTGTTGCCTTTGGTTTATCTGACTGCATCTCAATCCGAGATCCGCCGATAGACTTTGTGGCAGATCACCCATTCCTTTTCCTGATCAGAGAAGAAACATCTGGAGCAGTGCTGTTCATTGGTCATGTCCTCAATCCCATTGCAGATCAATAATTTAGTATATCTCCTAGTTCTAAAGCTCAATGCTAGCTATCAGTTGAGTGACGAGAATAAAAGCACCTGGTTTTAGTTCATCTAGCTTCCCTTTTGCTACTCCTACAGCAAGTGCACCTGGTTTTAGTTCTTCAAGTACTCCATCTTTCAGCTGTCCCCCTCCTGCTGTTGGGGAATCAAATTCTACATTTGGTACCGTTCCATTAGGTGCTTCATCTCCTCCATTGCAGAGTTTTGCATTTGGTGAGTTTTCTAATTGTATAGAAGTGATTGCACataatgaaaatataaaattgGACCACTATTTCTGCTGGTCAAGGATTACTTCGTTGCTTCCCTGTGCCAAAACACAATATATCGATTCATAGTTTTAAATCAAAGTAGGTCGCGGCTGTTGTATTGTTTCGTTGTCGCTGTATTATATATATCCTTCTAAGTTGTGATGCAGGAGCTCAAGCAACAGCGCCAACATCCGGGAACACTGGCTTTTGGAATTCAGCTTTTGGGGGCCAGCGTGGGGGAAGTTGAGTGGCTACATACACAGGCACACTTGCACCCGAATTTTTTAGTAATGGGAATACTGCGACAGTGGTGAAATTGATGTCAATATCAGCTATGCCagtttatataaaaaaaaagtcatgaAGAATTGCGCCGGGAGGATTATCACTTGGGGGATAAGGATAATGTTGAGTTAAAAAAATCTCCGCACCTGTCAATATTGATGGAATTTACTAAGCTTGATGTGTCATATTATAACTTTAGTCTCCTGCTGGTGGGAGTGGGTTTGGCACCTCTACCACACACAGTCAGGCCCTCTGAATCTTGCATCAGTAATTTCTCAAACATCTTCTAGTCATATTAATGCCTCAACTTCATCAGTATATTTTTTCCACAGACCCCATCTACTTGTTACAAATAGGTACTGTAAGTGACAGATCAATTAAAGAAACAGAACGTTGTTTGTAAccagatatgtatatatatttacgacTAGGATTGGAAGTAGTTAGCAATCCTAAAATATTAAAGTAAAATTAAAGGCAGATTGAAATACGACAAAGGATTGCAGTGAAGTTGCAATCCTAAAATTAAAAGGAACGAAAACAATACGTAAAGAACAAATGAAAGTATATCAAGAAAGAAGAAATCGAATTCACTGACTTGAATCTTTGAGAGAGGCTTGCTTTGGTGCAATGTTCTAAGACAGAAATACGTCCCTACATACTTGATGTAGATCTTCTAAGACGTATGCCCTGCAGGATTCAACTCTCAATCCAAGGTTAGCAGTGTTGCCTTGGATTCTATCGCGAACGTCAATCTGTGTTTTCTCTCAGAAGATTTTATGGAAGATATGTGAGTCTCCAAACTGATGTTTCAGAATTGGCCTTTCGTGAGTCTTTTATAGAGTTCAGATTGAACTGGTATGAGAAGTTGCAActatttgatttgaatttcaaaatcgaACAAATGTGTCCTTTGTAATTGTAACTGCTTTCATATCTatctaaaacaaagaaagacgTCAAAAGACGTCTGTTCGGGCAAGACGACTGTTCAGGACCGAGATCCGAGGCCTAGTCTTTGATCACCACAATGTAATTTGCACATTAGGAGTGATGTAGTCGGCGCATCCTAATTTAGGACTGCAACAATGTATCTATCCTAATATCTGATCACCACAATGTAATTTGCATATTAGGAGTGATATAGTTGGCGCACCCTAATTTAGGACTGCAACAATGTATCGATCCTAATATCTGCAAATGAACAAAGTACCAACACTACTTCTACTGGTTTTGGAATTTCATCTTCACCATTCAGTTCTTCGATCATCTCCACCTTTTCGGTCTTCTTCTATAGCCAATCATTTTACACCTCCATCATCGTCTTCTTCAGTTTT contains these protein-coding regions:
- the LOC112176710 gene encoding serpin-ZX-like isoform X1, with translation MPQMSIGSPYQKPDSGTTTSVTSGTSITVNPTSGTAVTITPSPGSTVTITISISGSTTINISPTSETTSSNTPSPTGETSSPFSFRLPHPAPKSPSLSQPFNSLDKKPPAVQPIHSTSSSLVPIPVPAQPIEDGVRESIKNQNDVTLGITKQLLLDVGRDNNMVYSPLSIHMVLGLIAAGSTRGTNRDQILNFLKAKSTEELNDFASKLVPLVFADGSPKGGPCLSFSNSVWLDKSLSFKASFKHVVDNAYKAALNQVDFKTKAEEIRCEVNSWAEEETRGLIKEVLPPMSVDSTTRLILANALYFKGDWTEKFDASLTKTDDFHLIDGRSVKAPFMISWNKQFISAFDGFKVLKLPYEQGGDHIRRFSMYVYLPNAIDGLPALVERVCSESGFVDRYLPRFAVKVGRFLIPKFKLSAGFEVKEVLQTLGLDLPLHPGSLSQMVDSSLGLCMSCIRHKSFIEVNEEGTETATVTVAFGLSDCISIRDPPIDFVADHPFLFLIREETSGAVLFIGHVLNPIADQ
- the LOC112176710 gene encoding serpin-ZX-like isoform X2 gives rise to the protein MPQMSIAPYQKPDSGTTTSVTSGTSITVNPTSGTAVTITPSPGSTVTITISISGSTTINISPTSETTSSNTPSPTGETSSPFSFRLPHPAPKSPSLSQPFNSLDKKPPAVQPIHSTSSSLVPIPVPAQPIEDGVRESIKNQNDVTLGITKQLLLDVGRDNNMVYSPLSIHMVLGLIAAGSTRGTNRDQILNFLKAKSTEELNDFASKLVPLVFADGSPKGGPCLSFSNSVWLDKSLSFKASFKHVVDNAYKAALNQVDFKTKAEEIRCEVNSWAEEETRGLIKEVLPPMSVDSTTRLILANALYFKGDWTEKFDASLTKTDDFHLIDGRSVKAPFMISWNKQFISAFDGFKVLKLPYEQGGDHIRRFSMYVYLPNAIDGLPALVERVCSESGFVDRYLPRFAVKVGRFLIPKFKLSAGFEVKEVLQTLGLDLPLHPGSLSQMVDSSLGLCMSCIRHKSFIEVNEEGTETATVTVAFGLSDCISIRDPPIDFVADHPFLFLIREETSGAVLFIGHVLNPIADQ